The nucleotide sequence ACCCTTCAAGATGCGTAGCCAGATCCTGGTCATCTTCTTTGTATTTTTCTTCAAGTTTTTGAATTAACTCCAGAATCCGGGGTTCTAGGTCTTTGCTTTGCATCTCAAATAACATAATTTACGTATAACAGTTGTAAATTTGGATATTTAATTTTTTTTAACCAAACCTTAATATGAGAACTGACAATTTTGAGTCTCCTGATTACTACTTTTTAGACGAATTTCTCACTGAGGAACAAAAACTTATCCGGCAGAGCATAAGAGATTTTGTTAAAAAGGAAATTTCTCCCATAATAGAAGAATGCTGCCAACAGTCAAAATTCCCTTCTCATATAGTCAAAAAGTTTGGAGAAATTGGGGCCTTTGGCCCTACTATCCCAACAGAATATGGAGGTGGCGGGTTGGATTATATTTCCTACGGACTGATGATGCAGGAAATAGAGCGCGGTGACTCAGGCATGAGATCCACGGCTTCTGTACAAGGGTCTTTGGTAATGTTCCCAATATTTAAATATGGCTCTGAAGAGCAAAAGAAAAAATACTTACCAAAACTAGCATCTGGAGAGATGTTGGGCTGCTTTGGCCTAACAGAGCCTGACCATGGCTCTAACCCTTCAGGTATGATTACCAACATAAAGGACAAAGGTGATTATTACCTACTAAACGGAGCTAAAATGTGGATAAGCAATTCTCCTGAAGCCGATATAGCTGTAGTTTGGGCAAAAAATGAAGAAGGAAGAATAAAAGGCCTTATCGTAGAACGTGGCATGGAAGGATTTTCAACCCCTGAAACCCATAACAAATGGTCGTTGAGGGCAAGCATAACCGGTGAGCTTGTTTTTCAAGATGTTAAAGTACCTAAAGAAAACCTACTTCCGGGAGCAGATGGTTTGTCAGGTCCGCTCCGCTGCTTGGACTCTGCCAGGTATGGCATATCATGGGGCGCTTTAGGAGCCGCCATGGACTGTTACCATACAGCACTGAACTACTCCAAAGAAAGGATCCAGTTTGACAAACCCATAGCATCTTTCCAACTGGTCCAGAAAAAGCTGTCAGAGATGCTTACTGAAATTACCAAAGGCCAATTGCTGGCATGGAGATTAGGCACCTTAATGAACGAAGGCAAAGCAACGACACAACAGATTTCTATGGCTAAAAGAAACAATGTCGATACAGCCATAAAAATAGCTCGGGAGGCAAGGCAAATTTTAGGTGGAAATGGCATTACTGGAGAATTTCCAGTTATGAGACATATGATGAACCTGGAATCTGTGATTACCTATGAAGGCACCCATGATATCCACTTACTTATTACAGGTGCTGACATTACAGGTATAAGTGCTTTTAAATAAAAAACATTAATCAAAAAAGCCCCAGCAGATAAAACTACTGGGGCTTTGTCACGCTTTATTAGAACGCTTATTTCTCTACCACGTTGGCTTTAATCAGTATAGTCTGAACAGGTGACGATGGTGCGTTGCTATAAATATGTACCACAGCATTATTAGCACCAGGCTTATCAGGAGCCTTATATTGAATTTTCAGTCTAGAACTGTTCTCTTCTTTTACAGTATCTTTATCCAATTTAAGATTTAGGTTATCTGCATTAGACTTTACTTTTCTGATTTGTAAGTCCTGCTTTCCTGTATTCTTAATCTCAACTTCTGTCTTGGTATTACTTCCGGCCTTAACATCGCCCAAGTCAACCTCAGTTTTTTCCAACGCCAATACAGGAGCCAAAGCTTTTTCCTCTTCATTTAGAGGAGGGAAATACTCTGCAATGTTGGCTTTAATTAAAAAACCTAGTTTCTTTTCTCCCTCCTGGTCTGTCTTAAACTCAATCATATCGTCAACAGCACCAAAGTCTTTCTTTTGAGCTGCGATATAAACAAGGTTGATGTTTGCTGAACTTTTCGGAGCTATAACATTGGTGTCTGCGCTTACCGAAATATGTTTTGGGTGAGAAACTTTAGATGACAGCTTTATAGGCTCATCAGTTTCGTTGTAAAGCTTGAAAGAACGAGAAACCGTATCTTTCGAAAAGACCCTACCCAAGTCAATTTTGTCATTGGAGTACCGGATCCCACCAGTCACACGAGGAAACTCTTCCTTAGGTGTCCTGTTTTTCGAAAGCACCCTACCCGAAATATAAACAACCATGCTACTCGGATCTCCATCAGTAGTTACGGTAAGAGACTTTTTAAAAGTACCAGGGCGGTTAGCTGGGTTATATTGGGCTTTAATAAAACCTGTTTCCCCAGGCATTACCGGTTCTTTGGTCCAAGCCGGGGTGGTACAACCACAAGAAGCCTTTACGTGCTTAATGGTAACAGGCTCAGAACCGGTATTTTTGAAGATAAAGTCATGGTCAATTTTGCCATCTTCTTCATTTACGGTTCCAAAATTGTGGGTATTATTGTCAAACTCCACCTTTCCTTTGCCTTGGGCATAGGATTCAACTTTTGAAACAATCAAAAGAAAAAACAAAATCTGAAAAATCCTGCTGTATTTCATCACATTATTTGGTTTATAAGACTATAAATTATCATATACAAAAGTGCAAATTATTTTTGACTCTCTTAGCCTAACGAAAAGTTAATGCTGAAGAATAAAAAAAATTTGATTAATGTTGTAATTCTAATCAAAAAAATCAACAAAAGCTGAAAAAAAAATGGCAAGAGTACTTACCGGTATACAAAGTTCAGGCAGGCCTCACCTTGGTAATATATTAGGAGCCATCAAACCAGCCATTGAGCTGTCAAAAGATCCGTCAAACGAATCAATGTTTTTTATTGCCGACCTTCATTCCTTAACCACCATCAAAGATGGGGAAGTTCGCCGGCAAAACACCTTTTCTGTTGCCGCTGCTTGGCTGGCTTTTGGCTTTGACTTTGAAAAAAACATCTTTTACAGACAGTCTGACATTAAAGAGGTATGCGAATTGGCGTGGATTTTAAACTGCTACACTCCTTTTCCAATGCTTTCCAATGCCCATTCATTTAAAGATAAATCAGAAAAACTTTCTGATGTGAACGCAGGTCTTTTTACCTACCCGGTTTTAATGGCAGCAGACATTCTCATTTTTGACGCCAACATAGTGCCTGTAGGAAAAGATCAAATGCAGCACCTTGAAATGACTAGGGATATTGCAAGCAGCTTTAATTTTAAGCATGGGGAAGTTTTTATATTGCCAGAAGCCAAGGTAAATAACCAAGTAATGACCATACCCGGAACCGACGGCCAGAAGATGAGTAAGTCTTACAACAACTACATCGATATATTTTTACCTGAAAAAGAGCTAAAGAAGTCCGTTTTTTCCATTATTACGGACAGTACACCGCTTGAAGAACCCAAAGACCCTGACACGTGCAATGTATTTAAGATTTTTTCCTTAATAGCATCTCCGTCAGAAACTCAAGCATTAAGAGAGAAGTATGAAGGGGGGAACTTTGGTTATGGACATGCCAAAAAAGAGCTTTTGGGCCTAATCCTAGAGAAATATAAGACTGAAAGGAAAATCTTTAATTACTACATGGAAAACCAGGAAGAATTGGAAAGTCACTTGCTAAAAGGAGCCGAAAAAGCCAAATCTATTGCCAGTGAGGTCATGCTAAGAGTTAGAAAAAGCACAGGTTTCGCCTGAAAGTATTTGGGAAACCTACCTTTTTCTCCTATACCGAAAATATTTTTATAAGTGTATATCTAAAAAAAGGGAAGCCTTTAAGCTGAGGCTTCCCAAACTACTTGTTTTTCTTTACCGTTAATAATCAGCACAACCCTTAATGGACCAGGAAGAATAACCAATCTGGTATCTTTCCCCTCATGCTCCTCTGTTTCCACACATACACCCTCTCCTATTGCCACATCAAATCTTTTTGTTCCATCTTCATTCTTACCAG is from Cytophagaceae bacterium ABcell3 and encodes:
- a CDS encoding acyl-CoA dehydrogenase family protein gives rise to the protein MRTDNFESPDYYFLDEFLTEEQKLIRQSIRDFVKKEISPIIEECCQQSKFPSHIVKKFGEIGAFGPTIPTEYGGGGLDYISYGLMMQEIERGDSGMRSTASVQGSLVMFPIFKYGSEEQKKKYLPKLASGEMLGCFGLTEPDHGSNPSGMITNIKDKGDYYLLNGAKMWISNSPEADIAVVWAKNEEGRIKGLIVERGMEGFSTPETHNKWSLRASITGELVFQDVKVPKENLLPGADGLSGPLRCLDSARYGISWGALGAAMDCYHTALNYSKERIQFDKPIASFQLVQKKLSEMLTEITKGQLLAWRLGTLMNEGKATTQQISMAKRNNVDTAIKIAREARQILGGNGITGEFPVMRHMMNLESVITYEGTHDIHLLITGADITGISAFK
- a CDS encoding DUF1573 domain-containing protein, whose translation is MKYSRIFQILFFLLIVSKVESYAQGKGKVEFDNNTHNFGTVNEEDGKIDHDFIFKNTGSEPVTIKHVKASCGCTTPAWTKEPVMPGETGFIKAQYNPANRPGTFKKSLTVTTDGDPSSMVVYISGRVLSKNRTPKEEFPRVTGGIRYSNDKIDLGRVFSKDTVSRSFKLYNETDEPIKLSSKVSHPKHISVSADTNVIAPKSSANINLVYIAAQKKDFGAVDDMIEFKTDQEGEKKLGFLIKANIAEYFPPLNEEEKALAPVLALEKTEVDLGDVKAGSNTKTEVEIKNTGKQDLQIRKVKSNADNLNLKLDKDTVKEENSSRLKIQYKAPDKPGANNAVVHIYSNAPSSPVQTILIKANVVEK
- the trpS gene encoding tryptophan--tRNA ligase, with the translated sequence MARVLTGIQSSGRPHLGNILGAIKPAIELSKDPSNESMFFIADLHSLTTIKDGEVRRQNTFSVAAAWLAFGFDFEKNIFYRQSDIKEVCELAWILNCYTPFPMLSNAHSFKDKSEKLSDVNAGLFTYPVLMAADILIFDANIVPVGKDQMQHLEMTRDIASSFNFKHGEVFILPEAKVNNQVMTIPGTDGQKMSKSYNNYIDIFLPEKELKKSVFSIITDSTPLEEPKDPDTCNVFKIFSLIASPSETQALREKYEGGNFGYGHAKKELLGLILEKYKTERKIFNYYMENQEELESHLLKGAEKAKSIASEVMLRVRKSTGFA